CTTCAGCTTATACTGAGTGTTGTGCCTATGCATAAGCCATTTCTTAACCTGATATTCACCGACGTCATTATAAGCACTAGCACTCATCATTTTATATATCTAAAAATCAGCATATTGATTATTGGTTTGTCTTTTTTTATTTGTCCGAGGCATCCTTTAGCGGTCCTTCTGTCTCTTGGTTATTGAATTGATATTGAGTTTTGTAGGCATAATGGATTTGTGTTAACTACACCAAAAGCCATGACCAATACCGCAACACGTTATTCGCTTCTGGAGCAAAAGCACGAGCAGGTAAACCGCCTGCTGCGCACCTGGACCCTGGTGGGCGCCTCCCTGCTAACGCTGGCAGTTCTCACCTGATTCTCCGGCCGGTGTGGTGCCTGCCTTCTCATAGCCTTGCTCTGCCGCTGGTGTGCTATTTTTGCGCGGCTTATTTACCCTGATCATGCGCGCTATGCTGCCTCTCACCAGTCTTCTGCTGGGCCTTTCTATTCTGGCTTGTTCTCCGCAGCAACCCCAGACCCCGCCTACGGAACAGCCGGCGCAAACGCCCGCCGTTGGCCGCTTCCCCGAAACCTTTGAGGCTGGCAGCAAAACCGCTTATGCCGAGGCAGATGAGCAGTTGAGCTCCGGCACCTGGCACTTCACAGATGCCCTGATTGGCTCCGCCCCCGCCGACCATAAAAACGGCATGCACGCTGCCCGTTTGCGGGGCCAGGGTCGGCTGCGCATGAATTTCGATGCTCCGGCCACGGTGCGCTCCATTCGCATCAGCGCCGCCAGCTACGGCACCGATGGCGCCAGCACCTGGGAAGTATGGGCCAGCCAGGATGGCGGCCGCCTCTTTTCCCGCCTAGGCCAGCCGGTGCGCACCAGCGGAGCCCAGCTGGTAACGGCTATTTTCCCGGTAGCCGCCACCCGGCCCTTCCGCCTGGAAATCCGCAAGACCGACGGCGGCAGTGCCCGCCTGAATCTGGATGATATTACGCTGGAAACCACGGCGGGAAGCGCGCCGGCGGCCGTTACGCCTGCTCCCGCTCAGAACCGACCCCAGGCCGATGCCGTGGTGGTCAGCCGCGACGATAATATGGCGCTGGGCAACCCCAGTGGGGCCACCGGCAGCCTTGATAACCCCACCAACTACCTGATGGTGAAGCCGCAATACACGCTGAGCTACAACGCGCTGCGCGGCACGCCTACCTGGGTAAGCTGGCACCTCAACCGGGCCTGGATGGGCAGCGCCCCGCGCCAGGATGACTTCCGCCCCGACCCCGCCCTGCCGCGCCAGTTTTACCAGGTAACGCCGCGCAGCTACGCCGGCGGCGGTTTCGACCGGGGCCACAACTGCCCCTCCGCCGACCGCACCACCGACCTGGACGACAACTCGGCCACCTTCCTGATGACCAACATGATTCCGCAGGCCGGCAATAACAACCAGCGCACCTGGTCTAAGCTGGAGGAATATGCCCGCTCCCTGGTGCAGCGCGGCAACGAGGTATACATCATCATGGGCAGCTACGGCAAGGGCGGCACCGGCACCGCCGGCTTTGCTACCACCCTGGATAATGGCCACGTAACGGTGCCCGCCCGGGTGTGGAAAGTGCTGGTCGTCCTCCCCGAAGGCGCCGATGACCTCACCCGCATCAGCAACGGCAAAGCCCGCATTATTGCGGTAGACACGCCCAACGACCAAAGCGTGAACCCCGACTGGAGCCGCTACCGAGTTTCCGTTGATGCCATTGAAAATGCTACCGGCCTGGATTTGCTAAGTAAGGTACCCACTGTGGTGCAGGAGCGGCTGGAAAGCCAGGTAGACACGGGCACAACCAAATAGCCGTTTTGGACTTCAGAAATGTATACCTCTTACTGATCAATGAAATACCTTATCCTTTTTTTAGGTAAACAATAGCAGTCTACCGCTGGTTATGCGGGCACTTCTCCCCGGAACACCTCCGGCAGCGTGCCTTATTTGTGCTATTCTTATATTTAATTATTTGTGTTGATTGTCAAATACTTATATTAAATATCATGGGTTCATAAAGTATCAGCGGTACCTTGCACGATTGATTTAGAAGTACGTTGGATTTAGGTGCGCATGCAAAAATTTACTCTATTAGGAATCCTGTTCTTTTTACTGACAGCTCCGGTTTCATTTGCTCAACGAATTGTATTTAGCGGACATGTCACGGAGGCCGCTACGGGGCAGCCTGTACCTTTTGCCTCCGTGTTTGTGCGCGGTACCAGCCTGGGAGCTACGGCCGATGAAAATGGTCGTTTCCAGCTCACCGTTCCCCAACCGGTTGATTCGCTTACGGCTGGCGCGGTAGGTTTCCGGCCGCTTAGCCGGAAGGTTTCCCGGCAGCCACAGCAAACGGTGGGCTTCGCCCTAAAAAGCAGCACGTTTGCGCTGGGCGAAGTAACGGTGCATGGGGGCGAGAACCCGGCCTTCGCTATTTTGCGCAAGGTGCAGGCCCACAAGAAAGAGCACGACAAAGCCCAGCTGGGTTCATTTGAGTTCGATAGCTACAACCGCGTTGAGGTTTCCTTATCTGATGTAACGGCCCGTCTGGCAAAGCAAAAGGTTATCCGGGATATGACCTCCGTGGCGCAGACGGTGGGCGAAATGGAGCGCAACGCCAGCGGCAAGCCCACGGTGCCGGTGTTTGCCTCCGAGGTGCTCTCGCGCTACTACGTGCGGCACCGGCCCAACCGGGAGCGGGAAGATATCAAGCACTCCCAGCTGCACGGCGTGGCTCCGCGGGATGGTTCGGTGCTGTCGCAGGTGCTGGGCTCCTCGTTTCAGGATTACGACTTCTACCCCAACTGGCAGATTGTGATGGGGAAAGACTTCATTTCCCCCATTGCCGAGGGCTGGCGCATCACTTATGACTACGACCTGGAAGACTCCGTGTTGGTGGGCCAGGACCGCTGCTACCAGCTGAAGGTATTTCCGCGGCGGCCGCAGGATCTGGCATTTACCGGCCGCATCTGGATTACGATGAAAGACTATGCTCTGCGCCGCGTAGACCTGAGCGTAGACCCCAAGGCCAACATCAATTTCGTGGATCAGATTCGGGTGTACCAGGATCTGGCACCGACTCCGGCCGGGCCCTGGCTGCCACAGCGCACCCGCGTGGTAGTGGGCCTCAAACCCAATAAAAAGCAAACTGGCCTGCTGGTGCGCTTTAACACGGTCAATTCCAACTTCGCCACAGATCAACCCCACGAGGCCAAGTTCTATGAGCAGCCGTTTGCCTCCGCGGTAGATGCGCTGGAGGTGCCGGCCGGGTTCTGGAACCAGCATCGGCCCGATACCTTGTCGGCGCAGGAAGTACGCACGCTCACGGCCCTGGATTCGGTAGGGAAGCTGCGCTCGGTGCAGTCGGCGCTGGAACTGGCCGATTTGCTGGTGACGGGCTATAAGCAGGTGGGTAAGCTGGAAATCGGCCCCATTCCCAGCCTGTATACTTATAACAACGTGGAAGGCAGCCGCCTGCAGGTAGGCTTCCGCACCACCGGCGACCTGAGCCCGAACTGGTTTGCGCGTACTTACGTGGCCTACGGGACCAAAGACCGGGACGTGAAATATGGCCTCTCCGGCTACCGGATTCTGGCCCGGCGCAACTGGACGCTGCTGCGCTTTGAGCGCAGCCACGATGTAGATCAGGTAGCGCTGCTGGACAACGACTATGCCATTGAAAACCCGCTGTTTGATGCCGCCGTGCGCTTTGGTAACATTAAGCCGGGCCGGCCGCTGTGGCGCGATGTTACCGGCCTCTCAGCCCAGTCCGACCTGTTCCACGGCTTCACGCAGAAGCTCACGCTGCGCCACCAACGCTTCGATCCGCTCTACGATTTCGCCTACTATACCAGCGACCTGCACCAGCCCGGCGCCCCCACGGCCGATAAGTTCTCCTTATCCGAAGTTATTCTGGAGTCGCGCTACGCCCCCGATGAGGTGCTGATTCAGAACAAAAACCGGCGCTACGCAGTGGGGCTGCGCAAATGGCCGGTCTTCACGTTCCGCTACACGCTGGGCATTGATAATGTACTGGGCAGCGACTTCCAGTATCAGAAATTTAACCTGCTGGTTGCGCAAAGCCTGCCGCTGGGACAACTGGGCCGCACCGAGTATACCCTGGATGCGGGCTACATTCCCAGCACGGTGCCGTACCCGGTGCTGAAAACGCACCTGGGCAATGAGTCGCCCATTTATACCAGCAATGCCTATAACCTGATGCGCTACTTTGAGTTTGTGAGCGACCGGTATGCTTCCCTGCACGCCGAGCACTACTTTGAAGGGCTGTTCATCAACTCCGTACCCCTGCTGAAAAAGCTCGACTGGCGCCTGCTGGCCTCGGCCAACGTGCTGTATGGCGGCGTGAGCGAGGCCAACCGCCGCGCCACGCCCACCGTGGATTCCCAGGGCCAGAACCTGCCTACTTTCCGCCCGCTGGGCACGGCGCCATATGTGGAAATGGGCTACGGCGTGGAGAATATCTTCAAGGTGCTGCGCGTCGATTTCATTCACCGCCTGACTTACCTGGATAATCCCGGCGCTAAGAATTTCGGAGTGAAAGTATGCGCTCAGTTTAAGCTGTAGCCTAAACACCACCTGTATCCGTTGCCCCAACGTGCCCGCCATGTTGGGGCAACTGTTTTTTGGGCTGAAACTGTAATTTGCCGCCTCCTTACTTTTCCCGCGGCCATGTCTAACGATAACATTTACACCGCCCGTCAGCAGCATATTCTGCTCATTGTATGTCTGGTGGGACTGGCTACCCTTATTCTGGTGGGGCTGGGCAGCTACACCACGGCTTTTTTGGGCTCGGGCATTTTGTATGTGGTGTTTCGCCCGTGGTTTCAGAAGCTGGTAAATGAGCGGGGCTGGAATAAGCAGTTTGTTTCGTTTTTCCTGCTCACCTTCGCTTTTGTAGTCATTATTCTCCCGTTTACGGCTCTATCCTTCATGCTGGTAGACCGCATCCGGCAGTACGCGCAGGACACC
The Hymenobacter sp. DG25B genome window above contains:
- a CDS encoding DNA/RNA non-specific endonuclease, with the translated sequence MLPLTSLLLGLSILACSPQQPQTPPTEQPAQTPAVGRFPETFEAGSKTAYAEADEQLSSGTWHFTDALIGSAPADHKNGMHAARLRGQGRLRMNFDAPATVRSIRISAASYGTDGASTWEVWASQDGGRLFSRLGQPVRTSGAQLVTAIFPVAATRPFRLEIRKTDGGSARLNLDDITLETTAGSAPAAVTPAPAQNRPQADAVVVSRDDNMALGNPSGATGSLDNPTNYLMVKPQYTLSYNALRGTPTWVSWHLNRAWMGSAPRQDDFRPDPALPRQFYQVTPRSYAGGGFDRGHNCPSADRTTDLDDNSATFLMTNMIPQAGNNNQRTWSKLEEYARSLVQRGNEVYIIMGSYGKGGTGTAGFATTLDNGHVTVPARVWKVLVVLPEGADDLTRISNGKARIIAVDTPNDQSVNPDWSRYRVSVDAIENATGLDLLSKVPTVVQERLESQVDTGTTK
- a CDS encoding DUF5686 and carboxypeptidase-like regulatory domain-containing protein, whose amino-acid sequence is MQKFTLLGILFFLLTAPVSFAQRIVFSGHVTEAATGQPVPFASVFVRGTSLGATADENGRFQLTVPQPVDSLTAGAVGFRPLSRKVSRQPQQTVGFALKSSTFALGEVTVHGGENPAFAILRKVQAHKKEHDKAQLGSFEFDSYNRVEVSLSDVTARLAKQKVIRDMTSVAQTVGEMERNASGKPTVPVFASEVLSRYYVRHRPNREREDIKHSQLHGVAPRDGSVLSQVLGSSFQDYDFYPNWQIVMGKDFISPIAEGWRITYDYDLEDSVLVGQDRCYQLKVFPRRPQDLAFTGRIWITMKDYALRRVDLSVDPKANINFVDQIRVYQDLAPTPAGPWLPQRTRVVVGLKPNKKQTGLLVRFNTVNSNFATDQPHEAKFYEQPFASAVDALEVPAGFWNQHRPDTLSAQEVRTLTALDSVGKLRSVQSALELADLLVTGYKQVGKLEIGPIPSLYTYNNVEGSRLQVGFRTTGDLSPNWFARTYVAYGTKDRDVKYGLSGYRILARRNWTLLRFERSHDVDQVALLDNDYAIENPLFDAAVRFGNIKPGRPLWRDVTGLSAQSDLFHGFTQKLTLRHQRFDPLYDFAYYTSDLHQPGAPTADKFSLSEVILESRYAPDEVLIQNKNRRYAVGLRKWPVFTFRYTLGIDNVLGSDFQYQKFNLLVAQSLPLGQLGRTEYTLDAGYIPSTVPYPVLKTHLGNESPIYTSNAYNLMRYFEFVSDRYASLHAEHYFEGLFINSVPLLKKLDWRLLASANVLYGGVSEANRRATPTVDSQGQNLPTFRPLGTAPYVEMGYGVENIFKVLRVDFIHRLTYLDNPGAKNFGVKVCAQFKL